One genomic segment of Hemibagrus wyckioides isolate EC202008001 linkage group LG08, SWU_Hwy_1.0, whole genome shotgun sequence includes these proteins:
- the tmem178ba gene encoding transmembrane protein 178Ba, producing the protein MAMGKWLLYAGLALSLLALCFLTVAVSSDHWYETDARRYKERCRAFSNRRTDPGFIYIPSHSLPLREPRPLMMRERRELFGASAADECKRRYNSTTVGLWSKCYRLGFDRNIEELIKKGTIERCSYIKYFYTSSTLVRKDISYNITKTIQQDDWHALHLRRMTAAFMGMALSIILFGWTIGLLGCCWDQGLMHYVAGLLFLMGGTFCIIALCTCVAGINFELSRYPRYLFSLPDDISHGYGWSMFSAWCGLGLTLIAGFFCTLAPSIQPPPPPSRTPYSKSRMENGTVC; encoded by the exons ATGGCGATGGGTAAATGGCTGCTGTACGCCGGTCTCGCGCTTTCTCTGCTCGCTTTGTGCTTCCTCACGGTCGCTGTCTCCTCCGATCACTGGTACGAAACGGACGCCAGGAGGTACAAAGAGCGCTGTCGGGCTTTCTCGAACCGTCGCACCGACCCGGGCTTCATCTACATCCCGAGCCACAGCCTCCCGCTGCGCGAGCCGCGGCCGCTGATGATGCGCGAGCGGAGGGAGCTGTTCGGCGCGAGCGCGGCGGATGAGTGCAAGCGCCGCTACAACTCCACCACCGTGGGTCTGTGGAGTAAATGCTACCGGCTCGGCTTCGACCGGAACATCGAGGAGCTCATTAAGAAAG gGACTATTGAGAGGTGCTCCTACATCAAGTACTTCTACACTTCCTCGACTCTGGTGCGAAAGGATATCTCTTACAATATCACCAAGACCATTCAGCAGGATGACTGGCATGCCTTGC ATCTGCGCCGGATGACAGCGGCCTTCATGGGCATGGCTCTATCCATCATCCTGTTTGGCTGGACAATAGGACTGCTAGGCTGCTGCTGGGATCAGGGCCTCATGCACTATGTTGCTGGCTTGCTTTTCCTCATGGGAG GTACGTTTTGCATCATCGCCCTGTGTACTTGCGTGGCTGGAATCAATTTTGAACTTTCCCGCTACCCACGTTACTTATTCAGCCTCCCAGATGACATAAGCCACGGTTACGGCTGGTCCATGTTCAGCGCCTGGTGTGGTTTGGGACTTACACTTATTGCTGGTTTCTTCTGCACGCTGGCACCATCTATTCAACCTCCGCCACCACCTAGCCGTACTCCCTACTCTAAATCCCGCATGGAGAATGGCACAGTGTGCTAA
- the cnot4a gene encoding CCR4-NOT transcription complex subunit 4 isoform X1, which translates to MSRSPELKEDPMECPLCMEPLEIDDVNFFPCTCGYQICRFCWHRIRTDENGLCPACRKPYPEDPAVYKPLSQEEIQRIKNEKKQKQNEKKQKVTENRKHLASVRVVQRNLVFVVGLSQRLADPEVLKRPEYFGKFGKIHKVVINNSTSYAGSQGPSASAYVTYIRSEDALRAIQCVNNVVVDGRTLKASLGTTKYCSYFLKSMQCPKPDCMYLHELGDEAASFTKEEMQAGKHQEYEQKLLQDLYKANPNFLQTSTCGGEKSKNKANATQRQNSGGKEGWPLLQGYGKLVNGLPTEHRKSPPLLDCLTDSDHMTPEDPDPELGTDQNTGLSHFSSVLEPTSPVDKPTEPVSIGNGENIAQVPSSDSPSPPPGFSKPSLAVPISVAELTARSPFEGAPAESQSLFSDNSNFRHPNPIPSSLPSFPTSPQSGSDWPMTPEPQSLFTSDTIPVSSSTDWQAAFGFGSSAKQQQQEDDLGFDPFDVTRKALADLIEKELSVQEASPRSPSLLPNGQPRLPPLQHRGLYNSFSLPAHAHASPARQPWMGLPTRNNLAHLNHLTHSHFLDPSCPPQHHSTGLGGITISAENSGSVESINVKEWQDGLRALLPNININFGGIPNSTSSSSSSSSSSTSSMNHMGIPAGPVGLSHSLSWDGTTSWMDPAIITGIPASAGNSLDCVQDENPPHWLKSLQALTEVDGPSGSVVSQPRHSGMLDSAVRLPLHRGSWAPYLPPPSLAPSHFHSPPPGFQTAFRPPAQTTTDLLQSAAMERH; encoded by the exons ATGTCCCGTAGCCCCGAGCTGAAGGAAGACCCCATGGAGTGCCCTCTGTGTATGGAGCCTCTGGAGATCGACGATGTCAACTTCTTCCCGTGTACCTGCGGCTACCAGATCTGCCGTTTCTGCTGGCATCGCATCCGGACAGATGAGAACGGCCTCTGCCCAGCCTGTAGAAAG CCATACCCGGAGGATCCGGCTGTGTACAAGCCCCTCTCACAGGAGGAGATCCAGAGGATAAAGAACgagaagaagcagaagcagAACGAGAAGAAGCAGAAGGTGACGGAGAACCGGAAGCACCTGGCCAGCGTGCGCGTGGTGCAGCGGAACCTCGTGTTCGTGGTGGGTCTCTCGCAGAGGCTTGCGGACCCTGAG GTCCTTAAGAGGCCGGAGTATTTTGGAAAGTTCGGCAAAATACATAAAGTGGTCATAAATAACAGTACGTCGTATGCGGGCTCACAG GGTCCTAGTGCCAGTGCCTATGTTACATACATCCGCTCAGAAGATGCCCTAAGAGCAATACAGTGTGTTAATAATGTGGTAGTCGACGGTAGAACACTGAAG GCTTCTTTAGGCACAACAAAGTATTGCAGCTATTTCCTCAAAAGTATGCAGTGCCCTAAGCCAGACTGCATGTATCTGCATGAACTGGGAGATGAGGCAGCTAGTTTTACTAAAGAAGAGATGCAG GCTGGGAAACACCAGGAATATGAACAAAAACTACTCCAAGATCTTTACAAAGCAAATCCCAACTTTCTACAAACTTCAACATGTGGAGGAGAAAAGTctaaaaacaaagcaaatgcTACACAAAG ACAGAACAGTGGTGGTAAAGAGGGCTGGCCTTTATTACAGGGTTACGGTAAACTAGTGAACGGTTTACCTACAGAACATCGGAAGTCCCCGCCCCTTTTAGACTGTTTGACAGACTCGGATCACATGACCCCAGAAGATCCAGACCCTGAGTTAGGAACAGATCAAAACACAGGACTCTCACACTTTTCCTCAGTCTTAGAACCTACCAG TCCTGTTGATAAACCAACAGAACCTGTAAGTATAGGGAACGGAGAGAATATAGCACAG GTCCCGAGCAGTGACTCGCCTTCCCCTCCCCCTGGGTTTTCTAAGCCAAGCCTGGCAGTGCCCATCAGTGTGGCAGAACTCACAGCTCGTTCACCATTTGAGGGAGCGCCTGCTGAGTCTCAGTCGCTCTTCTCAGACAACAGTAACTTTAGACATCCGAACCCCATCCCCAGCAGCCTGCCATCTTTCCCTACCTCCCCACAGAGTGGCTCTGACTGGCCCATGACCCCTGAACCTCAGAGCCTCTTTACCTCAG ACACCATCCCCGTGTCCTCATCCACAGACTGGCAAGCAGCCTTTGGCTTCGGCTCTTCGgccaagcagcagcagcaggaggacGATCTAGGTTTTGACCCGTTCGATGTGACGAGGAAAGCATTAGCTGACCTCATTGAGAAGGAGCTGTCGGTGCAGGAAGCCTCGCCACGTTCCCCCTCACTCCTCCCTAATGGCCAGCCACGCCTTCCCCCCCTGCAGCACCGTGGCCTCTACAACTCCTTCAGCCTGCCCGCACATGCCCACGCCTCCCCTGCACGCCAGCCCTGGATGGGCCTTCCTACCCGCAACAACCTCGCACACTTaaaccacctcacacacagccactTCCTAGACCCAAGCTGcccaccacaacaccacagcACAGGCCTCGGGGGAATAACTATATCag CAGAAAACAGCGGTTCAGTGGAAAGCATAAATGTGAAAGAGTGGCAGGACGGCCTGAGAGCACTCCTTCCGAATATCAACATCAACTTCGGAGGCATCCCGAATtccacatcatcatcttcctcttcttcctcctcatccaCCTCCAGTATGAACCACATGGGGATCCCAGCAGGTCCAGTGGGACTCTCACACAGCCTGAGTTGGGATGGCACAACAAGCTGGATGGACCCAGCCATCATCACTG GTATCCCAGCATCCGCCGGCAACAGTTTGGACTGTGTGCAGGATGAGAACCCTCCTCACTGGCTCAAGTCTCTACAAGCTCTGACTGAGGTAGATGGGCCGAGCGGTTCAGTGGTGTCTCAGCCTCGTCACTCGGGCATGCTGGACTCCGCAGTTCGGCTTCCTCTGCACAGAGGCAGCTGGGCACCGTACCTCCCTCCTCCATCACTCGCTCCCAGCCACTTCCACTCTCCTCCCCCAGGCTTCCAGACAGCCTTCAGACCGCCAGCGCAGACGACAACAGACCTCCTACAGAGTGCCGCCATGGAGCGCCACTAG
- the cnot4a gene encoding CCR4-NOT transcription complex subunit 4 isoform X3 → MSRSPELKEDPMECPLCMEPLEIDDVNFFPCTCGYQICRFCWHRIRTDENGLCPACRKPYPEDPAVYKPLSQEEIQRIKNEKKQKQNEKKQKVTENRKHLASVRVVQRNLVFVVGLSQRLADPEASLGTTKYCSYFLKSMQCPKPDCMYLHELGDEAASFTKEEMQAGKHQEYEQKLLQDLYKANPNFLQTSTCGGEKSKNKANATQRQNSGGKEGWPLLQGYGKLVNGLPTEHRKSPPLLDCLTDSDHMTPEDPDPELGTDQNTGLSHFSSVLEPTSPVDKPTEPVSIGNGENIAQVPSSDSPSPPPGFSKPSLAVPISVAELTARSPFEGAPAESQSLFSDNSNFRHPNPIPSSLPSFPTSPQSGSDWPMTPEPQSLFTSDTIPVSSSTDWQAAFGFGSSAKQQQQEDDLGFDPFDVTRKALADLIEKELSVQEASPRSPSLLPNGQPRLPPLQHRGLYNSFSLPAHAHASPARQPWMGLPTRNNLAHLNHLTHSHFLDPSCPPQHHSTGLGGITISAENSGSVESINVKEWQDGLRALLPNININFGGIPNSTSSSSSSSSSSTSSMNHMGIPAGPVGLSHSLSWDGTTSWMDPAIITGIPASAGNSLDCVQDENPPHWLKSLQALTEVDGPSGSVVSQPRHSGMLDSAVRLPLHRGSWAPYLPPPSLAPSHFHSPPPGFQTAFRPPAQTTTDLLQSAAMERH, encoded by the exons ATGTCCCGTAGCCCCGAGCTGAAGGAAGACCCCATGGAGTGCCCTCTGTGTATGGAGCCTCTGGAGATCGACGATGTCAACTTCTTCCCGTGTACCTGCGGCTACCAGATCTGCCGTTTCTGCTGGCATCGCATCCGGACAGATGAGAACGGCCTCTGCCCAGCCTGTAGAAAG CCATACCCGGAGGATCCGGCTGTGTACAAGCCCCTCTCACAGGAGGAGATCCAGAGGATAAAGAACgagaagaagcagaagcagAACGAGAAGAAGCAGAAGGTGACGGAGAACCGGAAGCACCTGGCCAGCGTGCGCGTGGTGCAGCGGAACCTCGTGTTCGTGGTGGGTCTCTCGCAGAGGCTTGCGGACCCTGAG GCTTCTTTAGGCACAACAAAGTATTGCAGCTATTTCCTCAAAAGTATGCAGTGCCCTAAGCCAGACTGCATGTATCTGCATGAACTGGGAGATGAGGCAGCTAGTTTTACTAAAGAAGAGATGCAG GCTGGGAAACACCAGGAATATGAACAAAAACTACTCCAAGATCTTTACAAAGCAAATCCCAACTTTCTACAAACTTCAACATGTGGAGGAGAAAAGTctaaaaacaaagcaaatgcTACACAAAG ACAGAACAGTGGTGGTAAAGAGGGCTGGCCTTTATTACAGGGTTACGGTAAACTAGTGAACGGTTTACCTACAGAACATCGGAAGTCCCCGCCCCTTTTAGACTGTTTGACAGACTCGGATCACATGACCCCAGAAGATCCAGACCCTGAGTTAGGAACAGATCAAAACACAGGACTCTCACACTTTTCCTCAGTCTTAGAACCTACCAG TCCTGTTGATAAACCAACAGAACCTGTAAGTATAGGGAACGGAGAGAATATAGCACAG GTCCCGAGCAGTGACTCGCCTTCCCCTCCCCCTGGGTTTTCTAAGCCAAGCCTGGCAGTGCCCATCAGTGTGGCAGAACTCACAGCTCGTTCACCATTTGAGGGAGCGCCTGCTGAGTCTCAGTCGCTCTTCTCAGACAACAGTAACTTTAGACATCCGAACCCCATCCCCAGCAGCCTGCCATCTTTCCCTACCTCCCCACAGAGTGGCTCTGACTGGCCCATGACCCCTGAACCTCAGAGCCTCTTTACCTCAG ACACCATCCCCGTGTCCTCATCCACAGACTGGCAAGCAGCCTTTGGCTTCGGCTCTTCGgccaagcagcagcagcaggaggacGATCTAGGTTTTGACCCGTTCGATGTGACGAGGAAAGCATTAGCTGACCTCATTGAGAAGGAGCTGTCGGTGCAGGAAGCCTCGCCACGTTCCCCCTCACTCCTCCCTAATGGCCAGCCACGCCTTCCCCCCCTGCAGCACCGTGGCCTCTACAACTCCTTCAGCCTGCCCGCACATGCCCACGCCTCCCCTGCACGCCAGCCCTGGATGGGCCTTCCTACCCGCAACAACCTCGCACACTTaaaccacctcacacacagccactTCCTAGACCCAAGCTGcccaccacaacaccacagcACAGGCCTCGGGGGAATAACTATATCag CAGAAAACAGCGGTTCAGTGGAAAGCATAAATGTGAAAGAGTGGCAGGACGGCCTGAGAGCACTCCTTCCGAATATCAACATCAACTTCGGAGGCATCCCGAATtccacatcatcatcttcctcttcttcctcctcatccaCCTCCAGTATGAACCACATGGGGATCCCAGCAGGTCCAGTGGGACTCTCACACAGCCTGAGTTGGGATGGCACAACAAGCTGGATGGACCCAGCCATCATCACTG GTATCCCAGCATCCGCCGGCAACAGTTTGGACTGTGTGCAGGATGAGAACCCTCCTCACTGGCTCAAGTCTCTACAAGCTCTGACTGAGGTAGATGGGCCGAGCGGTTCAGTGGTGTCTCAGCCTCGTCACTCGGGCATGCTGGACTCCGCAGTTCGGCTTCCTCTGCACAGAGGCAGCTGGGCACCGTACCTCCCTCCTCCATCACTCGCTCCCAGCCACTTCCACTCTCCTCCCCCAGGCTTCCAGACAGCCTTCAGACCGCCAGCGCAGACGACAACAGACCTCCTACAGAGTGCCGCCATGGAGCGCCACTAG
- the cnot4a gene encoding CCR4-NOT transcription complex subunit 4 isoform X2, producing the protein MSRSPELKEDPMECPLCMEPLEIDDVNFFPCTCGYQICRFCWHRIRTDENGLCPACRKPYPEDPAVYKPLSQEEIQRIKNEKKQKQNEKKQKVTENRKHLASVRVVQRNLVFVVGLSQRLADPEVLKRPEYFGKFGKIHKVVINNSTSYAGSQGPSASAYVTYIRSEDALRAIQCVNNVVVDGRTLKASLGTTKYCSYFLKSMQCPKPDCMYLHELGDEAASFTKEEMQAGKHQEYEQKLLQDLYKANPNFLQTSTCGGEKSKNKANATQRQNSGGKEGWPLLQGYGKLVNGLPTEHRKSPPLLDCLTDSDHMTPEDPDPELGTDQNTGLSHFSSVLEPTSPVDKPTEPVSIGNGENIAQVPSSDSPSPPPGFSKPSLAVPISVAELTARSPFEGAPAESQSLFSDNSNFRHPNPIPSSLPSFPTSPQSGSDWPMTPEPQSLFTSDTIPVSSSTDWQAAFGFGSSAKQQQQEDDLGFDPFDVTRKALADLIEKELSVQEASPRSPSLLPNGQPRLPPLQHRGLYNSFSLPAHAHASPARQPWMGLPTRNNLAHLNHLTHSHFLDPSCPPQHHSTGLGGITISENSGSVESINVKEWQDGLRALLPNININFGGIPNSTSSSSSSSSSSTSSMNHMGIPAGPVGLSHSLSWDGTTSWMDPAIITGIPASAGNSLDCVQDENPPHWLKSLQALTEVDGPSGSVVSQPRHSGMLDSAVRLPLHRGSWAPYLPPPSLAPSHFHSPPPGFQTAFRPPAQTTTDLLQSAAMERH; encoded by the exons ATGTCCCGTAGCCCCGAGCTGAAGGAAGACCCCATGGAGTGCCCTCTGTGTATGGAGCCTCTGGAGATCGACGATGTCAACTTCTTCCCGTGTACCTGCGGCTACCAGATCTGCCGTTTCTGCTGGCATCGCATCCGGACAGATGAGAACGGCCTCTGCCCAGCCTGTAGAAAG CCATACCCGGAGGATCCGGCTGTGTACAAGCCCCTCTCACAGGAGGAGATCCAGAGGATAAAGAACgagaagaagcagaagcagAACGAGAAGAAGCAGAAGGTGACGGAGAACCGGAAGCACCTGGCCAGCGTGCGCGTGGTGCAGCGGAACCTCGTGTTCGTGGTGGGTCTCTCGCAGAGGCTTGCGGACCCTGAG GTCCTTAAGAGGCCGGAGTATTTTGGAAAGTTCGGCAAAATACATAAAGTGGTCATAAATAACAGTACGTCGTATGCGGGCTCACAG GGTCCTAGTGCCAGTGCCTATGTTACATACATCCGCTCAGAAGATGCCCTAAGAGCAATACAGTGTGTTAATAATGTGGTAGTCGACGGTAGAACACTGAAG GCTTCTTTAGGCACAACAAAGTATTGCAGCTATTTCCTCAAAAGTATGCAGTGCCCTAAGCCAGACTGCATGTATCTGCATGAACTGGGAGATGAGGCAGCTAGTTTTACTAAAGAAGAGATGCAG GCTGGGAAACACCAGGAATATGAACAAAAACTACTCCAAGATCTTTACAAAGCAAATCCCAACTTTCTACAAACTTCAACATGTGGAGGAGAAAAGTctaaaaacaaagcaaatgcTACACAAAG ACAGAACAGTGGTGGTAAAGAGGGCTGGCCTTTATTACAGGGTTACGGTAAACTAGTGAACGGTTTACCTACAGAACATCGGAAGTCCCCGCCCCTTTTAGACTGTTTGACAGACTCGGATCACATGACCCCAGAAGATCCAGACCCTGAGTTAGGAACAGATCAAAACACAGGACTCTCACACTTTTCCTCAGTCTTAGAACCTACCAG TCCTGTTGATAAACCAACAGAACCTGTAAGTATAGGGAACGGAGAGAATATAGCACAG GTCCCGAGCAGTGACTCGCCTTCCCCTCCCCCTGGGTTTTCTAAGCCAAGCCTGGCAGTGCCCATCAGTGTGGCAGAACTCACAGCTCGTTCACCATTTGAGGGAGCGCCTGCTGAGTCTCAGTCGCTCTTCTCAGACAACAGTAACTTTAGACATCCGAACCCCATCCCCAGCAGCCTGCCATCTTTCCCTACCTCCCCACAGAGTGGCTCTGACTGGCCCATGACCCCTGAACCTCAGAGCCTCTTTACCTCAG ACACCATCCCCGTGTCCTCATCCACAGACTGGCAAGCAGCCTTTGGCTTCGGCTCTTCGgccaagcagcagcagcaggaggacGATCTAGGTTTTGACCCGTTCGATGTGACGAGGAAAGCATTAGCTGACCTCATTGAGAAGGAGCTGTCGGTGCAGGAAGCCTCGCCACGTTCCCCCTCACTCCTCCCTAATGGCCAGCCACGCCTTCCCCCCCTGCAGCACCGTGGCCTCTACAACTCCTTCAGCCTGCCCGCACATGCCCACGCCTCCCCTGCACGCCAGCCCTGGATGGGCCTTCCTACCCGCAACAACCTCGCACACTTaaaccacctcacacacagccactTCCTAGACCCAAGCTGcccaccacaacaccacagcACAGGCCTCGGGGGAATAACTATATCag AAAACAGCGGTTCAGTGGAAAGCATAAATGTGAAAGAGTGGCAGGACGGCCTGAGAGCACTCCTTCCGAATATCAACATCAACTTCGGAGGCATCCCGAATtccacatcatcatcttcctcttcttcctcctcatccaCCTCCAGTATGAACCACATGGGGATCCCAGCAGGTCCAGTGGGACTCTCACACAGCCTGAGTTGGGATGGCACAACAAGCTGGATGGACCCAGCCATCATCACTG GTATCCCAGCATCCGCCGGCAACAGTTTGGACTGTGTGCAGGATGAGAACCCTCCTCACTGGCTCAAGTCTCTACAAGCTCTGACTGAGGTAGATGGGCCGAGCGGTTCAGTGGTGTCTCAGCCTCGTCACTCGGGCATGCTGGACTCCGCAGTTCGGCTTCCTCTGCACAGAGGCAGCTGGGCACCGTACCTCCCTCCTCCATCACTCGCTCCCAGCCACTTCCACTCTCCTCCCCCAGGCTTCCAGACAGCCTTCAGACCGCCAGCGCAGACGACAACAGACCTCCTACAGAGTGCCGCCATGGAGCGCCACTAG